DNA from Malus sylvestris chromosome 11, drMalSylv7.2, whole genome shotgun sequence:
GCATGTGGGACACGAGTATTTAACTAGTCTGTGTTATTCTCATGGAATACCAAATATGTGGGACAGCAGAAAAATGTAAAAGTAAACTAAATGTACATGTTTTGATTTGTTAATCTTATTCTCTttgttctctctttctctcttctcctccGGAAATTCTGATTCCCTGATGTTAGTGTATCTACTTACAAGCTATCACTTTAAATTTATACAAGTCAGAAGTCAATGCCATTGGTACATCTGCACAATATTCAAACAGAGCCTATGTTTATTAAATTTAAGATGGAAACAACAAGATTACCATTTCCCTTTCGTGATAGAGCTTCCTTCTCTCGCTATCATTTTGTGCACGGTGTTCCTGCAGTTGTTTCTCACGTTGCTGAAGCTCTTTCTTTTTAGCTTCCAACTTCAATGCGGCTTTCTTGTGGTCTAAGCATATCTTCTCCAGGTCTTCACGGGCAGCTTTTTgcattctttctctttctacCAACATAACAAATATATTATAAAGTAAGCAAACACAGGAATAAAATGAGGAACTAAGACAATTTAAAGTATTTTCATAAAGCTGGGGATGTTTTGAGCAGCATACTTTCATTGATAGCTTTGAGCATCTcctcctttttatttaaaacgCTTGCTAATTTGTTTAGATCATTGTCGGTCTTGAGgtattttctttccaattcctCTACTAGTGAATTCTTCGTCTCCAGGGTGCTAGCTAGATCGGAAACCAGTTTTAAATTTTTCCTCTGTTCTTCTGCTTGTTGGGCAGAAACAGTTTTCAGATCTCCGTTCCTACGAAGATGATCACCCAGAATGCTACTCGAGCTGTAATCATCATCCCGAGCAACCCATCCATATAAGTTATCTCCTCGATTCCTAGCTAGAGTATAGTCCCGTTTTCCACAGTGATCAACTTCAAAACTCTTCTCAAAGGACTTTGCATCATGGAAACCTTCCCAGCTTTTCTCGAACTCAACAATAGCATACCCAGAGTGACCCCTTCTACCCCACAAAGGATGAACCCTCACAGGGTTAAAACCTTTACTTGCCAGCTCAGTTTTGAGTTTGGTACCACTTTCCCCAACATGTCTCCCGTCCTTGAATTCAGTTTTAACATTTGCCACAACACCCATCCAAGGCCATACAAACAATTGGTCATTGTCGTGTACAGTAGGGTGAACACCAGCTGAAGAAGCTGTGGTGGGTTTggccttggggtagggggtggGAAGCTTGGGGGCTAGGGGCGGGCAAGCAGTAAGATGGGATTCGGCTGGGGACTCAGAACGATTACTTTTTTCTCTGATTTGGGGTTGGCTAGTGACCACCCCAGCCACTGCATCAGTCCTTCTGTGCAATTTTCGTCCAGCATTAGGTGCTGATTCTATCCTACTCTTCACATCAAGATATCTATCTATATACCTCTCCAAAGCCAAGtgctttgctttctcttttaaAACCCTGCTGTCTCTGCCAATATCGGAAGCGTGTAGTGAAAGCTCTTTTAGTCGGTAATCACGCCTCCTCTTCTCATCACAAAATGGGCATCTGTAAGTTGAATCAGAATTTTTCACCTTATAACTGCCTTTCTTTAACAGATCGTAATAGTCATATTTATAGTCTTCTAGTTCAGACCGGCTAAAAcccttttcttctttcaatCTGTGAGACATGTCAAGCCTGCAATGCAGATCATTTCTATCACTTCAAAGCAACCAAACAAGGCAATAAGGTACAAAAATATCCAGATGAAAAACAAACCCCAACACATGTACTATGAAATAAAGATTGGACTTTCAGTGCTTGCTAAATATTGAACATACTTTAAACGCAAACAATATGTCTGACCAATTACTGAATAACGGTCTTCTACGATATGATCTGTTATCTTCCCCTTGTCATTAACaataaaaaacattttaaaatcCAAGCTTATAAAACTTCAGAAACATTTGGCTGACATAGATAAACAAAGTAATCATGGTTTAGGGGCATGGGAATACACACTTTACTACTACCATTTTGTCATTTCCTTTTTCCATTATCTTACATAACTAAATTTTTCTAGCTGCATTTCACCAAGGCATGAATTGCCAAGGATAATCCATTTCCTGACATTGCATATAGGCACTCTAGACGCATTCAATCTCTATCCCGCGGCGAATATGTTTATCTCACTTAACACCTTCAGCAACCCAAATTTCTTCTACTTTCCCGGGACCAAATACCGGTGTCACCACCTTAGTGGCAGCATATACATTAACTTGACAAGCATCTGATTACTCCCAATTTTTATCTGTCTGACCTCTAACCATAGACCTCCTGCTGCTGTGCGTCGCATATGTTTGATAACACAACATAATTTACCGCACTCATGTTTTGtaattaaacatattttcaaagATGGTTCCATCTAACTTATTTGTAGAGTTATACAACAAGCTTTTAAAGAGTTATATACGATACATCTTCGTTAATGGTTTTCAGAGGTTGTTAATGCAGCACATAGATATGTGTCATTGGCTACAAGAGTCTATATTTACAGCTTCAATATAGACGCATCTAACAAATTAATTTTGTTATTCATTACATGTCGATATAGACAAAATCGTTATAGGTTTCAGAGTTATTGGTTTTAAAATGTATCattacataaataaaaaattttgataACTCGAAATCTAAACTACACTTGGAGGGGATTCCAACTCGGGTGCCTGGGTGAGAACACAATGTTGTAGCCAAACGGTCTAACGCACATCTGCTATTTTGTATATACATTCTTTTAAGAATTCTTTTCTTAAAAGGCGATAATCTAAACAACTCAAATCTACGCGGGAAGAAGATCGTACTGACCATGagctatttattatttaaaattaacaagcaTAGCATTTGCAAGGGCAAATGTGTCAAGGTGTGTCTGGTTTagatttaaataaaacccacctAATCAGCTCAGTAAGACTTAAAACACTCATTTTCCTTTCGTCTCCCCCcaaattttctcagcaaccaaacagtccATTACAAAgtataaacaacaaaaacagcAGAATCACAAAGAtcaatgcacaaaatcagcaatGTCTGAGCTAAACTCTGTTTGGTTACCCAAAAATACAGAATCCCAACTCTGTTCTCCTCGGGAAACCAAGCAGCGCTAAACCACATGCATTTGAGTTCGAAACTCATACCTTGGTTTCTTGGAAACAGACATTTCGAAACCCTAGCCGGTATCGGAAATCTGAAGTTCTGGACCGGCGACCTAACGACGCCGTTGATGTTGACGAAGCAATGATTTCAGCCTCGGAGCTTAAAACGACGGCGTTGCCTGAGGTACGAAGGATATAACGACGCTCCCGTTGAAGTCGCCTACGAGAAGGCCATTCGGACGACGATCAGTGAAAAACTCGGGAAATGGGATGAAATCGGAAGCTGAAACGAAACGGTGGCCGTGTTGGCGGCCAGACGACGGCGGAAAGGACGAGACTGCGGCAGAGAAAATGGCGTTTagggttttagagagagagagagtgaggtgaAGAGTGaggagtttgagagagagaggagaagggATCTCTGCAAATTCATCACACCATTTACCCTTTCGTTCCCGAAAACATCCGTTCTTGAATTTCTCCctatttttcgaattttttgcTTTTGCCATTTCTAGAACCATCTTCCCGAGTGTGTAATATTTTCTTGTACTCGCCACGGATTATACGGGATTTTAGTGACTTCTTGATCGGACGGCTAGATGTTAGCAACAAAAGAGAGAGCGGATTTTAGGGAAACTAGTGGCGTTGGGGGTGGGCGCTACCACATGCTTTGTGTGACCAACCTTGTGGGGCATGGACGACACGTGGAGGCTAGATAATGGATATGCTTATTGGCGAGTACTGTACCAACAGTTGACCCAAGAAGAAATTTGCTGGAAATTGGATAAAATCATATAACCACGATTTTGTGTAAGAATTCTTGATCGAcattttagttaaaatgatCTTTCAGAGATTCATATAAcatcttattttgatttttgttagtcaaaattaataaaagtggtTCCTGAGTTTGTCAACCGTAAATCAATTTAGTTCTTTCGTAAAAAAATTGTCACTATTCTAATTGTGTGGAGGGTTGGTTTGacaaaatacttttaaaaagGATAGTGAagatttttcacaaaataataaaatgatttACAGTGAACAAACTCATgat
Protein-coding regions in this window:
- the LOC126591212 gene encoding factor of DNA methylation 4, translated to MSVSKKPRLDMSHRLKEEKGFSRSELEDYKYDYYDLLKKGSYKVKNSDSTYRCPFCDEKRRRDYRLKELSLHASDIGRDSRVLKEKAKHLALERYIDRYLDVKSRIESAPNAGRKLHRRTDAVAGVVTSQPQIREKSNRSESPAESHLTACPPLAPKLPTPYPKAKPTTASSAGVHPTVHDNDQLFVWPWMGVVANVKTEFKDGRHVGESGTKLKTELASKGFNPVRVHPLWGRRGHSGYAIVEFEKSWEGFHDAKSFEKSFEVDHCGKRDYTLARNRGDNLYGWVARDDDYSSSSILGDHLRRNGDLKTVSAQQAEEQRKNLKLVSDLASTLETKNSLVEELERKYLKTDNDLNKLASVLNKKEEMLKAINEKRERMQKAAREDLEKICLDHKKAALKLEAKKKELQQREKQLQEHRAQNDSERRKLYHEREMNERATLEQKTADEKMLWLAEEQKKEKETLRKRIIELEKQLDAKQVLELEIERMKGAVKVMKHMEEDEDLEAKKKVEEIQSQLKEKEEEYTDVEELYKTLLVKERRNNDEVQEARKELISGLWDSTHRATIGVKRMGDLDQKPFQIATKEKYSNEAADEKAVEFCSLWEEYLRDPSWHPFKIITDQEGKPKEIIDENDDKLKDLKNQLGDEVYKAVTTALIEMNEYNPSGRYIIPELWNFKEGRKASLKEGVVFMLNKWKPLRKRRR